CTCAACATATCGTGCTAAGTACGAATCGAAGTTCACATTGTCTCCAATAAGAATAACAAGTACACGCCGACCTAGTTTCAAGGCCGAAAAGGTTgccacttgaaaaaaaaactagtacaGTAATCCCGTAAAACTTTAAATTGATGCGTTGCGTGTAAACAAATCAGTAATAAACAGATAATGACACGACTATGCTACTAAAAGAGGGTGTTTTCTACTCAATGTTAGCCCCAATTTATCTTACCTGTAAGGGGCACTGTCTGGTCCCTGTAAATTGAAGAGAATTACATAGAGTCTACATATGTTTGGTTATTTCTATCAGGGTTTGCCTCTATAGTTTAAAAGTTATCATAAGTTACCACAATGATATACTGGCATGTTTATAACaatgaaatggaaaaaaatacagTTATCTAAAATATCTTGATCCGGTCGTTCTGCTTGCAATGGCTCAGATAACTTCTCAAATATTGGgcgaaaaaaagaaagaattgtttcggGTCAGGACATTTTGAGAATGGCATGTAGCTACACGGTACTTTGATTAAATGAAACGTTTGATGTCACCGCCATCTCCTTTGTCGaccatttcaatatatatatattctcaaCATCCAAAATTTCTCAGTATTCTCAACCATTCCAACATCCCTATTCTCGACCATCGAACATCTCAATTCTCAACCATTTCAGGATATTATCTACTTTCACCCATTCCAACATCTCTATTCTCAACCATTTGATATCTCTATTTTCAAGTATTGAAATCTCTATTTTTGACCATTTCAACAATGTCATCTCTATTTTCAACCATTGAGCCTCTCTATTCTCGACCATCCCACCATCTGTATTCTCAGCCTTTCATGAAACCACTGTAGGCATTTTCATGTCTGTGTATCATGTGCCAACTCGCCTAATCTGATTGCTGGCAATCAGCAAAATATTGCCCAATAAAGTGATCTGTTATATACAATTGCATTCACTTTACAATGGCCGTGTTAATTTATTTGTCGTGTATGACAAGCTAAAAGTTCTCCAAAATGGCGCTGATTGTTACTGATGTTGAAAACAAAGCTTTCAGATTGGTCACCAGTTTTGGGCTAAGGACAGTTCCTGAATATGTGGGAATGCACTACGTAAATAGAAAAATTAACATTGCTTCTATTTCAAcgttatgtttattttattttccagaGCCATATTGTGACGGACACTGTGGTCAATCTTTCCTAATATTATAGTTTTGTGCGTTTGAAGACGATGTCGACCTCACCAAACGATGTAACAATAACGGAACCGACGAAGGAGGGATCGATAAGTGACACGAAATCTGAAACAGATAGTAATGTCATAAAGTCAAATGGATCCGTAGCCTTCGAAGATAATATTCAGGATGAATCCCTTCTATGTGGTTGGTACAGCTACCGTCCAAACTGGTTGCAATATTTCAATACTGCAGCCTGGATGACCGCTTCCGTTGGTTCTGTAATGTTTTTCCAGGGTCTTACCGTCAATGGTTTTGTGGTCATCAATCTGTCAACCATCGAAACGCGGTACGGACTTCCAAGTACAGCCACGGGTCTGATTGTGTCCACTTACGATTTTACGGTGTTGGTGTTGATATTGTTCGTGTCGTACTTTGGAGCAAGTCGTAGCCAGTCAAAAATGTTGGGTATTGGGGCAATGATAATAGGCTGTGGGTCGTTAGTGTTTACCATCCCCCAGTTCACAACAGGCCTGTATGAATACGATACAGGGTACGGAGATGAGGTAACATTGTGCAGACCAGGTAGCAATTCAACGAGTTCGACTGATTGTGACGAGGAGTGGAACTCCCTAGCTTACTACTTTATCGTATTCATCCTTGGCCAAATCTTACATGGCATTGGCGCCTCTCCTCTCTACACGATAGGATATTCGTACGTAGATGAAAATGTGACACATGGACGGTCAGCTTGGTATATCGGTGAGTACATTGTTTTCATTAGTAATTTTTATGACACATTATTTTGatgcaatgtgatgtgatgtgatgtgatgtgatgtgatgtggtgtggtgtggtgtggtataaTGTGATGAtgtgatgggatgggatgggatgggctGTGGTTTGGTGTGGAGGGATATGATGTGAtcttatgtgatgtgatgtgtagCATGATTACGGCGCTTACGGTGTCGTCCGTTCAGTCTCTCACATCGTAGGCTTGTAACTAGAATTGCAAAAGGCTGTTAATTACGGTTTGAAAATCTCAACACATAATTGCCCAATCAGCTTgcgatatgacatgacatgacatgacatgacatgatatggcatgatatgacatgatatgatatgacatgacatgatatgatatgatatgatatgatatgatatgatatgatatgatatgatatgatatatgatactGTGATGTAGTTGTTTATCTGTTGGTAAAGTgtatttagttttcattttgtcGATTGGTCATCCCGAATTAATAAAGAGCAAATCGCTATACGTTTACACTTTACTTAACTATcaacaaatattgtttttaagGTATCTTAAATGCTTTGTCGGTGTTTGGTCCCTGTACTGGGTTTTTGGTTGGCGCCCTTCTACTTACGATATATGTGGACCCGCTAGCTGAAGAGTAAGTATGGTGTTATTGTCGTTCTTGCTAACTCGACAGTCACTTTGGTTTGAGTCGTGTACAAAAACAGAGATAGCATCTATTGTCTAACTATAGGATGGGACGCTGATGTGTTGCTCTGTTGATTGGCTTAAGAAAACATATTAGTCCTCGCAATATTTTTGTCCTGtgcgaaaattaaaaaaatctagtTGCTGTACCGTATAATTGCGAGGGATTGTATGATTGTATTGTAAAGTTTTGGATTTTACAGAAAAAGACACAAcataacatttaacatttaatatttatttcatttctaaagtgCTTCctctattttgaaaatattcaaaagcactGCATAATAAGTTAAAAAggctttttttaaaacaaatacaatacaaaaaatttaatacacaccaggtaaaattaataaattacaacaatagGTTTTAAAAACACATACAAAGGGAAAATAAACTCTTGCAAGTTGTAAGAAAGTTTAAAAGGGTACGTCTTCAACCCATAATGAAGATCGAATGTGACTAATGTAAAGATCTAGAAAGGATGTAAATGAAATCGTGTGTCAAAattctctgtctgtttatattgATTGGGAATGACTTGTCTTATTGGGCGCTCTCTTCGTTGCCTCGTGATGGATACGGCGAACCGTTCAGTTTGTTTTGGCCACGCTCTTCTTTAAGACACGTATTTTGATATGATGGGGTCGTTATTTTTTAGCcttattttgtatttcagtcACAATGCCTATCCAAATCACTAAATAACTCACTAAACTCTGTAGTATTCTGTTTGACTCCAGTTTTAGTAACCTACTCTGATGCATGTAGTGAGTCTAGTGACTAGACAGTATTTGTTTTGTCAGAAATAGAATATACCAGACATTTTTTATGGAACTGAATttaagttgttgttgttgttgttgttgttgttgttgttgttgttgtcgtcgtcgtcgtcgtcgttgttgttgttgttgttgttgttgttgttgatgatgttgatgatgatgatgatgatgatgatgatgatgatgataatgatgatggtgattttgttattgttaatgttgttgttgtcgttgttgttgcttctgctgctgctactgctgctgttgctgttgctgttacTACTGGTTGTTACCTGTTACTTATGTGCTAACGTCAAACCATTTACTCTTGCACTATGATAGCTGTCTCAGGGTTTTTAAAATATACGTTAAAGGAacagaattttgatttttttttttaaaaagtctttacattcttgtattacatttttttcagtgTAACTATCACACCAAGTGATCCATCATGGGTTGGCGCTTGGTGGATCGGTTATCTTATAGCGTGGATATGTTTGTGGATAGTTGCTATTCCCATGGGTTCATTCCCACCAGAACTACCCGGTACGTTATAATTTTATaaaagtgtatgtgtataacaTTATATATTGTAACTCAAACACTATTTTTTAGGAACATTGTCCTGTTTATTAAACTTTGTTGTACTTGTTGAATTATGCATAGTTGCTAGGTGAACAAGCCACAATATCACCAAGCAATTGTAGAGTTTGTTGGTACTAAATGATCACATGGTTCGGACCGTGTATTGGTATATGCTGAGTTACCCAGTCTCACCGTTGATGGCTCACTTCTGCTGGGAGTGTGGCGTGTCTGCGTAACCGAGATTATATTTGTATTGGTACAGTTCACATGTGATAGGGCTGTTGGCGTTGTTGGCGCTCTACTACATCTAACCATATGTATAGCTAGTGACAGACGTGTACTCAATGCTGGATCGGGCTAGCTAACACGGAGGTCAACTGACGTCAGTCTACATAGTGTGAACTGTCGATGGTTATGGCGGGATTGGACCATTTTCAGTAAACCTTTGGTGTATTTTTTCgatgatgaaattatcatagAGAATGAGATGCAAGGTTAACCGTGTGACCAGTATGATACGTTTTTATTGTAAATTGAGATGTATTGTTGTCATGTGattttatgtatacattatattatattcaagCAAGCAAGTTTGTGTATTGTGACGTCAATCATTTCAATCTATGATCTCCAAATGTGTCTAAATGTACACGTGTTCTTCCTACTCTACAGAAACGAAAAACATTGAACGCAAACAAACGGCACACCACAGTGAAAGTGCTGAACTACTAGCGTCGAGGGCAGGCTTTGGTCGAGGTTGGAAGGATATGTGGCCAGCCACTAAAGTACTTTTAACAAATCCAGCCTTCATCTTGATTTGCTTAGCCAAAGCCTTGTTGATGTTTGTCCTGGGTGGATATACACCTTTCGTCCcgaaatttattgaaaatcaatttggtGTGACGTCATCAGCTGCTGCAATAATTCTTGGTAAGCATGAGTACATGTCGTTGACTTGAGTTGGGGTTGAAATAactttgctgttgttgttgttgtttttgttggtgTTATTAGTGGGCGTTgtggttatttgtttgttttgttttattttggaGGGGGTTAATTTTTGCAGCATATCAAAATGCACTTGTAGTCTTCTGTTGAAACGATTGCTATTGGCAGAAGTCAAACCTGTTATTACTCATAATACCTAAACGATTCGACAACATAGTTTACATATACTTGTCTTGATAATCTTGTGCGCACATTCGTTGGTGCATGGGTTGTAGAACTGACCAtaatagcgccctcaacataGTTCAAGTACATTTGTTCAGCCCGAAATCGTGGAAATAGAAAAACACACTAGATTACTTATATATACCATCATTTGCAGCTATGACATCGATACCAGGTGCAGCTGGAGGCACTCTGCTTGGTGGATATGTAGTTAAGAAGGGTGGCTTAGGAGTTAAAGGAACGTCTATATTTTCATTCACAATCTGTATCATTACGACTGCCTGCGTaccaatatttttgttgaaatgtcCTGAACAGCAAGTGGCCGGAGTCATCGCTCCGTACGATCCTGCAGGGTATGTAGAAtgatttgtttatgaaaattgtgtcatattttttagtttatatttgtaaaataatatgcTATCAGTCAAAAATTTTAAATACAATATAGCGAGTCAATGTTTAGACAAGGTTTTAGAGATTCTTCAAGCTCATTGAAGCAACATTCATCCATCTCAGAAATTTAACAAATGTGTTCGATTCTTTGTGGATTTTGTCACTGGTCTAGTCCTCGTGGCCAATGAAGTACTGctttttaaaatacatgtataaacttaCTAAATACAAATTGAATGATATTGATAGATCAATTACTCTTTCTGGGGGCAGGACAATCGGCTTGGAAACGGTTAATTTGACGCATGCGTGCAATGTTGGCTGTAGCTGTGCAGGAACTGAGACCTATTCCCCAGTATGTGGAGTTGACGGCCTGGTATATTTCGATGCATGTTATGCCGGTTGTTTAACTACTCCAGATGAAGGAGAGGTACAATGTAACTCACATTGTTATACTTTTCATCAATTgagaaatgttcaaaataagaTGGCAGGTTATTACATCGGACGTTTTGTATTCCAACtccaatgtatgtatgtatgtatgtatgtatgtatgtatgtatgtatgtatgtatgtatgtatgtatgtatgtatgtatgtatgtacgtacgtacgtacgtacgtacgtacgtacgtacgcacgcacgcacgcacgcacgcacgtacgtacgtacgtacgtacgtacgtacgtatgtatgtatgtatgtatgtatgtatgtatgtatgtctgtatgtctgtctgtatgtatgtatgtatgtctgtatgtctgtctgtatgtatgtatgtatgtatgtatgtatgtatgtatgtatgtatgtatatgtgtgtgtatatatgtgtgtgtgtatatatatatatatatatacatatatatatatatatatgtgtgtgtgtgtgtgtgtgtgtgtgtgtgtgtgtgtgtatttatctAAATAGATGTATCTATGTCTATGTGTAATTGAAAGCATTTTTTCTTTCGTTTAGACCTATTACGACTGTAGCTGCATTGATGCAGGCGTTACTGGTGAACCGGAAGCAATTGCTGGAAAATGTCACGAGGATTGTTGGCAACTTCCTCTCTTCATTGTAGTCTTCTTTATAATAATGCTATGTGGCTTTATGATGATGGCGCCTATGACGATTTTGACGTTAAGGTAAGTTTTTCcgagtgatttttttttaaattttgatatgcCACAATTTCGGTACCAAGTGTCACTCTCATATTCTCACCTATAGCACTAGATCATGTCAGTAAAGGCTACtgcccgtttcatgttagtgttcactgggtGTGTTTTATCTAACCAAGCAGCTGTAGAAGCCAATTAGAAATTGTACATGATATACTTTAAGAtatagcaagattgaataaatAAAGTTTTCTAAATGAACTGAACTAACGTGCCACCATACAAACATcacatgcagacatcaaaacattggcgtcggcgtgtctgtgtctagttacaATTTAGACTAAAAGTAGCAAGAAATGTGATCTTGATATTAAAATGTAGGGTGTGCAGTTTGTCACTGGTGTCTacttggttgtatcaaacagcgcccccataaacactaacatgaaacggtCGGTATCATACCTCCACGTTGTATAGGGATCACTTGAATTGAAAATTAGAGAGTGCGCAAAGCTTCTTTGCTTATATGCTGATTTGCTCCTGAATATATTGTGCGTAtcatgtattttgtgtaatttatcTGCATATTGAGTTATTGAAGTAAtgcaatttcttttcttttttatagGTGTGTTCTAAGTTCACAACGAGCGTACGCCTTGGGTATATCGTCAATATTTTACCGATTACTGGGTAAGTCTAGTTTCATATCTATGAGAATCAGAAAATTCAACCAATATACACAGCAAAATTTTCACTATTCTATAGGTTCATTCAAATCAAAGTCACTTTACAGTGTAGATAACTGAAGTTTACATAAGTTTCCTAATTAAAAATCttatccaaaatattatttctgaaTAATCGTGAAACTTTTAAAAGAAACTTATTAGATCTAACAAAGTCGTGaatcaatcccaggttctcgagTTCGTGCTATCTTATAAGTGAAACCAAGGGGAGTTATTCTTTCGTTCAAGACCAACATTTTTCAACAGATCTGCCGAACAACATTACATTCAAATTTGTAATGCTAATCCAACCTGAGGCTGTACCAGTGTGCTTCAGATGTCATAGCAGTAGTCGCCAAAATCACTCAATTCACAGTGGGCATTAGCCCAAATCAACTACAAGCCTGGGTTTTGGCCCTAGACTGTATACCTGTAGCTTGACCCAGTGATAACTCCACGTGAACTCTTGGGTCACATGATACGAATAAGCTATCATGGTAATATTCAACAGTATGAGAGTAGTCGGATAGGTAAGCCCTTGCATAATGATTGCGACACGACATGTCGTTTTTGTCAACACATATCATCCACACATGCGTAGAGCTGAAGACCACTGATTCGGAACTTTAATGCatgtttgaactttgacctaagagattttgaaattattcaaatttccGAATTGCAGGTTCAGTCCCAGGTCCAATCGTAATAGGCATTCTGATAGACAGTTCATGCCTTATTTGGCAAGAAGTGTGTGACAATACTGGATCATGTTGGATTTATGACAACGATCAGTTTGGTTTGAAGTTCACGGTCGTGGGATTAGTAGGTCTTGGTATCACAGCATTCTTGTTCCTGGCCGTTATTTTGGTTTACAAACCACCGCCTGAGACGCCGAGTACATCAGATGAAAAAGCTACGGGATCCATGTCGCAAATGGAGGAAGAAACCAACAAGGCAACTATTCAGAGGGAGGTCAGCACAGTGTCCCTCCTTGGCTATACAAAAAATGACCCTGACAACTTGAGCATGAACGTGACCGATCCTATATAAGCTTAGAATATCTGTAAATACGTATATaccatcaatgtacattttttttgaaaaattaagttCGAAAATACGAACTTTTGTGATGATGTTGTTTTTTAACCTGTAATTTGATTCTGTTACCAACATATTTTACAACCTACGAAAAAACACCACTTGAATAACGTGAGCCAATGAAAGATGTCACTCAAAGACAACattcaataaaaacaacagtACAACTGATGTGAAAAAAGCGGGTGCCGTTGATGTAGGTTCACATAACGCTTTTGTCAACTTGcttatatctgtggaagttataacgACAGTTATGGCTATTTATAATGCGTAGCGTTCTATCAGTAAGCAGAATTATGGGATCCTGGCCtcatgtggtgtttatactttggtAAGTTACTGCCACCTGTTACATTGTAAGTCTCTGAATGAAACTTGCCCCATTCCTacttaccacaagcaagcaaagaCACCGGAGTTTTTTCGAAGGTTGTAATTGTATTTGTGTGCATATGGCAAGTGAGCCATACACATAACGATCGCGGTTTATAATAAACTGTGTAAAGTACggtcgttgatggcgctgttATAATCTGCAGGTAGATTGTGAACGTACGACTGCACAGTCAACATA
This Glandiceps talaboti chromosome 13, keGlaTala1.1, whole genome shotgun sequence DNA region includes the following protein-coding sequences:
- the LOC144444964 gene encoding solute carrier organic anion transporter family member 4C1-like, with protein sequence MSTSPNDVTITEPTKEGSISDTKSETDSNVIKSNGSVAFEDNIQDESLLCGWYSYRPNWLQYFNTAAWMTASVGSVMFFQGLTVNGFVVINLSTIETRYGLPSTATGLIVSTYDFTVLVLILFVSYFGASRSQSKMLGIGAMIIGCGSLVFTIPQFTTGLYEYDTGYGDEVTLCRPGSNSTSSTDCDEEWNSLAYYFIVFILGQILHGIGASPLYTIGYSYVDENVTHGRSAWYIGILNALSVFGPCTGFLVGALLLTIYVDPLAEDVTITPSDPSWVGAWWIGYLIAWICLWIVAIPMGSFPPELPETKNIERKQTAHHSESAELLASRAGFGRGWKDMWPATKVLLTNPAFILICLAKALLMFVLGGYTPFVPKFIENQFGVTSSAAAIILAMTSIPGAAGGTLLGGYVVKKGGLGVKGTSIFSFTICIITTACVPIFLLKCPEQQVAGVIAPYDPAGESMTIGLETVNLTHACNVGCSCAGTETYSPVCGVDGLVYFDACYAGCLTTPDEGETYYDCSCIDAGVTGEPEAIAGKCHEDCWQLPLFIVVFFIIMLCGFMMMAPMTILTLRCVLSSQRAYALGISSIFYRLLGSVPGPIVIGILIDSSCLIWQEVCDNTGSCWIYDNDQFGLKFTVVGLVGLGITAFLFLAVILVYKPPPETPSTSDEKATGSMSQMEEETNKATIQREVSTVSLLGYTKNDPDNLSMNVTDPI